One Microcebus murinus isolate Inina chromosome 10, M.murinus_Inina_mat1.0, whole genome shotgun sequence DNA segment encodes these proteins:
- the BBS10 gene encoding BBSome complex assembly protein BBS10 isoform X1, producing the protein MAAAGSVKAALQVAEVLETIVSCCVGPEGRQVLCTKPTGEVLLSRDGGRLLEALHLDHPIARMIVACVSSHLKKTGDGAKTFIIFLCHLLRGLHAITDREKDSLICENIQTHGRHWKNCCQWKFISQSLLMFQTQILDCIMDQYLSRHFLSIFSSAKERTLSRSSLELLLEAYFCGRVGRNNQKFISQLMCDYFFKCMTCESGIDVFELVDDCFVELSVGVTGLPVSDSRIVAGLVLHRDFSVYCPADGDIRIVMVTETIQPLFSTSGSEFILNSEAQFQTSQYWIMERTKAIMKHLHSQNVKLLLSSVKQPDLVIYYAGLNGISVVECLSSEEVTLIQRIIGLSPFVLPQASSQCEISNTALVKFCKPLILRSKRYVHLSLASTCAFIPHCIVLCGPVQGLIEQHEGALHGAFKMLRQLFKDLDLNYMTEANDQKDTSSPLISKNSRESNQLPEIGNGSLQNPCQDTAVKNKDKLEKTQTYLKVNSNLVVSNAELETYIPCSTAKLTPTGTFQTDETLRCLSLGKNIIIDNCEPLIESNSTVHSTTENTRIEISYENLPVTKIAGKGTMLPVRCKLLDMRTSQSYYSSSMPAGCVLPVGGNFEILLHYYLLNYAKKCQQSQETMVSMIVANALLGIPKILYKSKKGNYSFPQVYIRALHALQTNQLLVSSKTGLESVAGKYQLLTSVLQCLTKILTIDLVINVKRQPQKVYDEDSEDEL; encoded by the exons CGAGGTGCTGGAAACCATCGTGAGCTGCTGCGTAGGGCCCGAGGGGCGGCAGGTTTTGTGTACGAAGCCCACTGGCGAGGTGCTGCTCAGCCGGGATGGAGGCCGCCTCCTGGAGGCGCTACACTTAGATCATCCCATAGCCAG GATGATAGTGGCCTGTGTTTCCAGTCATCTCAAAAAAACAGGAGATGGTgctaaaacatttattatctttctttgccATTTGCTTAGAGGACTTCATGCAATCACAGACAGAGAAAAGGATTCTTTGATTTGCGAAAATATTCAAACCCATGGAAGGCATTGGAAAAATTGCTGTCAGTGGAAATTTATTTCCCAAAGTCTTCTAATGTTTCAGACACAAATATTAGACTGTATTATGGACCAGTACTTAAGTAGACActttttgtctatcttttcttctgctaaagAGAGAACATTGTCAAGGAGTTCTTTAGAATTGCTCTTAGAAGCTTACTTTTGTGGAAGAGTgggaagaaataatcagaaatttatttcacaattGATGTGTGACTATTTTTTCAAGTGTATGACTTGTGAAAGTGGGATTGATGTATTTGAGTTAGTGGATGACTGTTTTGTAGAGTTGAGTGTTGGTGTCACTGGTCTTCCTGTTTCAGATTCCAGGATTGTAGCTGGGCTTGTGCTTCACAGAGATTTTTCTGTGTACTGCCCAGCAGATGGTGACATAAGAATAGTGATGGTAACAGAAACCATTCAGCCTCTTTTTTCAACTTCTGGATCAGAGTTTATTCTAAATTCAGAAGCACAATTTCAAACATCTCAATATTGGATTATGGAAAGGACAAAAGCAATAATGAAACATTTACATAGTCAGAATGTAAAATTGCTCCTATCTAGTGTGAAACAACCAGATTTAGTTATTTATTATGCAGGACTGAATGGCATATCAGTGGTGGAGTGTTTATCATCAGAAGAAGTTACTCTTATCCAGAGGATCATTGGTCTTTCTCCATTTGTACTACCACAGGCCTCTTCACAGTGTGAAATCTCTAACACTGCTTTGGTGAAATTTTGTAAACCCCTCATCCTTAGATCCAAAAGGTATGTTCATCTTAGCTTGGCTAGCACATGTGCGTTTATACCACACTGTATAGTTCTTTGTGGACCAGTGCAAGGTCTTATTGAACAACATGAGGGTGCTTTACATGGAGCATTTAAAATGCTTCGGCAGTTATTTAAAGATCTTGATCTAAATTACATGACAGAAGCCAATGACCAAAAGGATACTTCAAGTCCTCTTATTTCTAAGAATAGTAGAGAAAGTAATCAGTTACCAGAAATTGGTAATGGGTCACTACAAAATCCCTGTCAGGACACAGCTGTAAAGAACAAAGATAAATTGGAAAAAActcaaacatatttaaaagtaaattcaaattTAGTAGTTTCAAATGCAGAATTAGAAACATATATTCCATGTTCAACAGCAAAACTGACACCAACAGGTACATTCCAAACAGATGAAACACTTAGATGTTTATCTTTgggaaaaaacataataattgACAATTGTGAACCATTAATTGAGAGTAATTCCACTGTTCATTCAACAACAGAAAACACTAGAATAGAAATTTCTTATGAAAATTTACCAGTCACAAAAATTGCTGGAAAGGGGACCATGTTACCAGTGAGATGTAAGTTACTGGATATGCGTACTTCCCAGAGTTACTATTCTTCATCTATGCCAGCAGGTTGTGTTTTGCCAGTAGGTGGTAATTTTGAAATCTTGTTACATTACTATCTTCTCAATTATGCCAAAAAATGCCAGCAATCGCAAGAAACCATGGTTAGTATGATAGTAGCCAATGCACTTTTAGGCATTCCCAAAATCCTTTATAAATCTAAGAAGGGAAACTACAGCTTTCCACAAGTATATATAAGAGCTCTCCATGCGCTGCAAACCAATCAGCTCTTAGTAAGCAGTAAGACAGGTTTGGAATCAGTAGCTGGTAAATACCAGCTACTAACATCAGTTCTTCAGTGTTTGACAAAAATATTAACCATTGACTTGGTAATCAATGTTAAGAGACAACCTCAGAAAGTTTATGATGAAGATTCAGAAGATGAACTATAG
- the BBS10 gene encoding BBSome complex assembly protein BBS10 isoform X2 has product MIVACVSSHLKKTGDGAKTFIIFLCHLLRGLHAITDREKDSLICENIQTHGRHWKNCCQWKFISQSLLMFQTQILDCIMDQYLSRHFLSIFSSAKERTLSRSSLELLLEAYFCGRVGRNNQKFISQLMCDYFFKCMTCESGIDVFELVDDCFVELSVGVTGLPVSDSRIVAGLVLHRDFSVYCPADGDIRIVMVTETIQPLFSTSGSEFILNSEAQFQTSQYWIMERTKAIMKHLHSQNVKLLLSSVKQPDLVIYYAGLNGISVVECLSSEEVTLIQRIIGLSPFVLPQASSQCEISNTALVKFCKPLILRSKRYVHLSLASTCAFIPHCIVLCGPVQGLIEQHEGALHGAFKMLRQLFKDLDLNYMTEANDQKDTSSPLISKNSRESNQLPEIGNGSLQNPCQDTAVKNKDKLEKTQTYLKVNSNLVVSNAELETYIPCSTAKLTPTGTFQTDETLRCLSLGKNIIIDNCEPLIESNSTVHSTTENTRIEISYENLPVTKIAGKGTMLPVRCKLLDMRTSQSYYSSSMPAGCVLPVGGNFEILLHYYLLNYAKKCQQSQETMVSMIVANALLGIPKILYKSKKGNYSFPQVYIRALHALQTNQLLVSSKTGLESVAGKYQLLTSVLQCLTKILTIDLVINVKRQPQKVYDEDSEDEL; this is encoded by the coding sequence ATGATAGTGGCCTGTGTTTCCAGTCATCTCAAAAAAACAGGAGATGGTgctaaaacatttattatctttctttgccATTTGCTTAGAGGACTTCATGCAATCACAGACAGAGAAAAGGATTCTTTGATTTGCGAAAATATTCAAACCCATGGAAGGCATTGGAAAAATTGCTGTCAGTGGAAATTTATTTCCCAAAGTCTTCTAATGTTTCAGACACAAATATTAGACTGTATTATGGACCAGTACTTAAGTAGACActttttgtctatcttttcttctgctaaagAGAGAACATTGTCAAGGAGTTCTTTAGAATTGCTCTTAGAAGCTTACTTTTGTGGAAGAGTgggaagaaataatcagaaatttatttcacaattGATGTGTGACTATTTTTTCAAGTGTATGACTTGTGAAAGTGGGATTGATGTATTTGAGTTAGTGGATGACTGTTTTGTAGAGTTGAGTGTTGGTGTCACTGGTCTTCCTGTTTCAGATTCCAGGATTGTAGCTGGGCTTGTGCTTCACAGAGATTTTTCTGTGTACTGCCCAGCAGATGGTGACATAAGAATAGTGATGGTAACAGAAACCATTCAGCCTCTTTTTTCAACTTCTGGATCAGAGTTTATTCTAAATTCAGAAGCACAATTTCAAACATCTCAATATTGGATTATGGAAAGGACAAAAGCAATAATGAAACATTTACATAGTCAGAATGTAAAATTGCTCCTATCTAGTGTGAAACAACCAGATTTAGTTATTTATTATGCAGGACTGAATGGCATATCAGTGGTGGAGTGTTTATCATCAGAAGAAGTTACTCTTATCCAGAGGATCATTGGTCTTTCTCCATTTGTACTACCACAGGCCTCTTCACAGTGTGAAATCTCTAACACTGCTTTGGTGAAATTTTGTAAACCCCTCATCCTTAGATCCAAAAGGTATGTTCATCTTAGCTTGGCTAGCACATGTGCGTTTATACCACACTGTATAGTTCTTTGTGGACCAGTGCAAGGTCTTATTGAACAACATGAGGGTGCTTTACATGGAGCATTTAAAATGCTTCGGCAGTTATTTAAAGATCTTGATCTAAATTACATGACAGAAGCCAATGACCAAAAGGATACTTCAAGTCCTCTTATTTCTAAGAATAGTAGAGAAAGTAATCAGTTACCAGAAATTGGTAATGGGTCACTACAAAATCCCTGTCAGGACACAGCTGTAAAGAACAAAGATAAATTGGAAAAAActcaaacatatttaaaagtaaattcaaattTAGTAGTTTCAAATGCAGAATTAGAAACATATATTCCATGTTCAACAGCAAAACTGACACCAACAGGTACATTCCAAACAGATGAAACACTTAGATGTTTATCTTTgggaaaaaacataataattgACAATTGTGAACCATTAATTGAGAGTAATTCCACTGTTCATTCAACAACAGAAAACACTAGAATAGAAATTTCTTATGAAAATTTACCAGTCACAAAAATTGCTGGAAAGGGGACCATGTTACCAGTGAGATGTAAGTTACTGGATATGCGTACTTCCCAGAGTTACTATTCTTCATCTATGCCAGCAGGTTGTGTTTTGCCAGTAGGTGGTAATTTTGAAATCTTGTTACATTACTATCTTCTCAATTATGCCAAAAAATGCCAGCAATCGCAAGAAACCATGGTTAGTATGATAGTAGCCAATGCACTTTTAGGCATTCCCAAAATCCTTTATAAATCTAAGAAGGGAAACTACAGCTTTCCACAAGTATATATAAGAGCTCTCCATGCGCTGCAAACCAATCAGCTCTTAGTAAGCAGTAAGACAGGTTTGGAATCAGTAGCTGGTAAATACCAGCTACTAACATCAGTTCTTCAGTGTTTGACAAAAATATTAACCATTGACTTGGTAATCAATGTTAAGAGACAACCTCAGAAAGTTTATGATGAAGATTCAGAAGATGAACTATAG